GCCGAGATAGGTGGACGGATCGAGCGCGGTTGCGATCCCCTCCAGACCCAGACCGTCGACGATCTCGTCGGTCTCCCGGCAGATGTCCGCAAGTGGGCGATTTTCCGCGATGGCGCGCCTGGCGGCGGCCTCGACGACGTGATGGGCCTCCTGCCGGCCGAGCGTCGGCGCCAGCGCCATCATCAGCGCCTCCGACATCAGAGTGCCGTTGCCGATGTCGAGGTTGGCGCGCATGCGCTGCGGCCGCACCTCGAGATCGGCGATCGTCTCGGTGACGTGGCCGAGCGCGCCGGCGGCGATTTCGAACAGATCCGGCAGGATGGTCCATTCCGCGTGCCAGCCGCCGGCGCCGCGCTCGTGCTCCTGGGGCATGGCCGAGAGGAGGGCGGAGGCGAGGCCGCTCGCCCGCATCGCATTGGCGCGCACGGCGGGAGCGGCCACCGGATTGCGCTTCTGCGGCATGGTCGAGGAGCCGCCGCGGCCGGATCCGGCCGGCTCGGCGGCCTCGCCGACCTCGGCCTGCATCAGCAGGGCGATGTCGCCGGCGATCTTGGCGAGGGCTTCGGTGAGGATCGCGAGTTCGGCGCCGATCCGGGCGCCGCGGTCGCGAGCGGTGTGCCAGGCGATGTCGGGAACCGGCAGATCGAGCCGACGCCCGAGCTCTTGCCGCACCGTGGTGGCCTTGCTCCCGATCGCCGCGAGAGTGCCGACGGCGCCGCCGAACTGCAGGACTAGTCCCTGCTCGGCAGCGGTTTTCAGGGCCGCGCGGCAGCGCATCACCATGTCGAGCCAGCCGGCGACCTTGAAGCCGAACGTGATCGGCAACGCCGGTTGCAGCAGCGTGCGGCCCGGCATGACCGTGGAGCGATGGGCCTCGGCCTGGGCGGCCAGCGCATCGCCGAGCGCCAGCGTTTCCCTGTCGATCAGCGCCATGGCCTCGCGGAACATCAGCGCATTCGCCGTGTCGATCACGTCCTGGCTGGTGGCGCCCCAGTGGACGCAGCCGCGGCCGGGTTCGGCACAGTGGGCGGTCAGCGCCTTGACGAAGGGGATGGCCGGATTGCCGGCGCGCCGGGTCGCATCGCCGATTGCCGCCATGTCCGGTTCGAAGCTGGCGCAGGCAGCTGTTATCGCGGCGGCCGCGTCGGCGGGGATCAGGCCGGCGTCCGCCTCGCTTGCCGCCAGCGCCGCCTCGAAGGCGAGCATGGCACGAACGCGTTCTCGGTCCGAGAGCACGGTCTGCATCTCGGCGGAGGCGAAGAGCGGGGACAGCAGATCGGATCGCACGGGCGCCGCCGGACTGATCGGGACAAGGTTGGCGGACTTTAGTCGCAGGCGGGCGCGAATGTCACCCGTCGACTTCCTTTCGCGGCGGTTCGCGCTAAACTCCGCGCCAAAGAGGGAGGTTTGCACACATGGCTATGACGATGACTGGCGAGTACACGATTCCTGCCGACCGGCAGACCGTGTGGAACGCGCTCAACGACCAGGACGTGCTGGCCGCCAGTATTCCCGGTTGCGAGAGTTTCGAGAAAAAGAGCGATACCGAGTTCAGCGCTGTGGCGACCGTCAAGATCGGCCCGGTGAAGGCGAAATTCAAAGGCGACGTCACGCTGTCGGATATCGACGCGCCGAACAGCTACAGGATATCCGGCCAGGGGCAGGGCGGGGTCGCCGGCTTCGCCAAAGGCGGCGCCACCGTCTCGCTGAAGGATGGCGAGGACGGCGGCACGGTCCTCACGTACGACGTGGAAGCCCATGTCGGCGGCAAGATCGCGCAGGTCGGCCAGCGCCTCATCAACGGTGCGGCGAAGAAGACCGCCGACCAGTTTTTCGAGAATTTCCGCAACCGGTTAAGCCCGGACCAGAATGCGGCCTGACGCGCCGCAGCGTCACCCTTGACCATTTGTCGGCTTGACCGGCTTCTGGAATGGGTAAAAAATCGGCGCAAAACAATATGCGTAGCAGGGAGGCCAACAAAAAATAAGCAAGATTCGCGGGATTTACCCGCATTCTCATTGAATATTTTCCCGGCACACACACGGAGTTCAGGCCGGTTTCCGACCGCCTGAGGGAGGAACGAAATGCCGAAAATATCGATGACCGTGAATGGTCAGGCGGTCTCCGCCGATGTGGAGGCCCGCATGCTTCTCGTGGACTTCATCCGCGAGCGACTCAGACTTACCGGTACACATGTCGGTTGCGATACCAGCCAGTGCGGCGCCTGCGTCGTCCACGTGGACGGACGCGCGCTGAAATCGTGCACGACGCTCGCCGCCCAGTGCGACGGCGCTTCGGTGACGACGATCGAGGGGCTCGCCAAGGGTGACCAGCTTCACCCGATGCAGGAAGCCTTCCGCGACAATCACGGCCTGCAATGCGGGTTCTGCACGCCGGGCATGATCATGTCGGCCGTCGACATGGTGAACCGGCACGGCGGCAAGCTCGACGAGGCGACGATCCGCCACGAGCTCGAAGGCAACCTGTGCCGCTGCACGGGCTACCACAACATCGTCAAGGCAATTGCTCAAGGCTGCGAGGCGATGGCCTCAAGCGGCCGTATCGCAGCTGAATAATATCGATAATTCAAGTCTCTGGGAGGAGACGTCATGAGTGCGACCGGAATCGGTGCCCGTGTGAAACGGGTCGAGGACCAACGCTTCATCACCGGCAAGGGCCATTATGTCGACGACGTGAACCGGGAAGGGCAGACCTACGCCTATTTCCTGCGCTCGCCGCACGCCCATGCCCGGATCAAGGGGATCAACGCGAGCCAGGCGACCGCCATGGCCGGAGTGCGCGCCGTCCTGACCGGCGAGGATCTCGCCGCCGACGGGATCGGCCCGCTGCCGTGTGGCTGGATGATCCATTCCAAGGACGGATCGCCGATGGTCACGCCGGGCCATCCGTGCCTGGCCCAGGGTAAGGTGCGCTATGTCGGCGACCCGGTCTGCGTCGTCATTGCCGACTCCATCGAGCTTGCCCGTGACGCGGCCGAGCAGATCGACGTCGACTACGAGGTGCTGCCGGCCGTCGTCGACGTGGCCAAGTCGCAGGAGTCAGGCGTCGTCGTCCATGACGAAGCGCCGCGCAACACCGCCTTCGAGTGGGAGCTCGGAGACAAGGGGGCGGTCGAGGCGGCCTTTGCCAAGGCGCATCACGTCACCAAGATCGATCTCGTCAACAACCGCCTGATCCCGAACGCGATGGAGCCGCGGGCGGCCGTTGCCGAATACGATTCCGGTGCCGGCCACACAACCGTGTGGACCACCAGCCAGAACCCGCATGTGGCGCGTCTGGTCATGTCGGCGTTCCTCAACGTCTCGCCGGAACACAAGCTGCGCGTGATCGCGCCGGACGTGGGCGGCGGGTTCGGCTCGAAGATCTACGTCTATCCGGAAGAAACGGTGTGTGCCTGGGCGTCGAAGAAGATCGACAAGCCGGTCAAGTGGACGGCCGATCGCACCGAGGCGTTCCTGTCGGACGCGCACGGGCGCGACCACGCCACCCGCGCCGAGCTGGCAATGGACGAGCGGGGGCGGTTCCTGGCGATGCGGGTGAAGACGCTGGCCAATGTCGGCGGCTACATGAACCTGTTCGCCTCCTCGGTGCCGACCTACCTGTACGCCACGCTGCTGTCGGGCCAGTACGATATTCCGGCGATCTACGCGGAAGTGGACGCGGTCTACACCACGACGACGCCGGTCGATGCTTATCGCGGCGCCGGACGCCCGGAGGCGACTTTTGTGGTCGAGCGGCTGGTGGAGGTTGCCGCCCGTGAGATCGGCGTGGACCCAGCGACGCTGCGCAAGCGCAACTTCATCCGCAAGTTCCCGCATCAGACGCCGGTGATCATGGCCTATGACATCGGCGACTATAACGCCTCGCTCAGCAAGGCGATGGAGGTCGCCGACTACAAGGGCTTCGGCAAGCGCAAGCGCGAGGCGGCACGGCGCGGCAAGCTGCGGGGTATCGGCTTCTCGACCTATATCGAGGCCTGCGGCATCGCGCCTTCGCAAGCGGTCGGATCGCTTGGCGCCGGCGTCGGCTTGTGGGAATCCGCCGAGGTCCGGGTCAACCCGGTCGGCACGGTCGAGGTCCTGACCGGCTCGCACAGCCACGGCCAGGGTCACGAGACGACCTTCGCCCAGCTGGTCGCCGACCGTCTCGGCATTCCCTTCGAGAACGTCTCGATCGTCCATGGCGACACCGACAAGGTGCAGTTCGGCATGGGCACCTACGGCTCGCGCTCCGGCGCGGTCGGCATGTCGGCGATCTCCAAGGCGCTCGACAAGGTCGTGGCCAAGGGCAAGAAGATCGCCGCCCACCTGCTCGAGGCGGCGGAAGCCGACATCGACTTCAAGGACGGCAACTTCACCGTGAAGGGCACCGACAAGGCGATCGACTGGACGTCGCTGGCGCTCGGCGCCTATGTGGCGCACAGGTTCCCGCCCTCGGAGATCGAACCGGGCCTGAAGGAGACGTCGTTCTACGACCCGACGAACTTCACGTTCCCGGCCGGTTGCCACGTCTGCGAGGTGGAGATCGACCCCGACACCGGGGTCACCGATATCGTCAACTGGGTCGCCGTCGATGATTTCGGCACGGTCATCAATCCGATGATCGTCGAGGGTCAGGTGCATGGCGGGATCGCACAGGGGGTCGGCCAGGCGCTGCTGGAAGGTACCCGCTACGACAGCGACGGCCAGCTGCTTTCGGGCTCGTTCATGGACTACACCATGCCGCGCGC
This is a stretch of genomic DNA from Microbaculum marinisediminis. It encodes these proteins:
- the pcaB gene encoding 3-carboxy-cis,cis-muconate cycloisomerase, which encodes MRSDLLSPLFASAEMQTVLSDRERVRAMLAFEAALAASEADAGLIPADAAAAITAACASFEPDMAAIGDATRRAGNPAIPFVKALTAHCAEPGRGCVHWGATSQDVIDTANALMFREAMALIDRETLALGDALAAQAEAHRSTVMPGRTLLQPALPITFGFKVAGWLDMVMRCRAALKTAAEQGLVLQFGGAVGTLAAIGSKATTVRQELGRRLDLPVPDIAWHTARDRGARIGAELAILTEALAKIAGDIALLMQAEVGEAAEPAGSGRGGSSTMPQKRNPVAAPAVRANAMRASGLASALLSAMPQEHERGAGGWHAEWTILPDLFEIAAGALGHVTETIADLEVRPQRMRANLDIGNGTLMSEALMMALAPTLGRQEAHHVVEAAARRAIAENRPLADICRETDEIVDGLGLEGIATALDPSTYLGIAEATVDTVVSRWKTIRN
- a CDS encoding CoxG family protein → MAMTMTGEYTIPADRQTVWNALNDQDVLAASIPGCESFEKKSDTEFSAVATVKIGPVKAKFKGDVTLSDIDAPNSYRISGQGQGGVAGFAKGGATVSLKDGEDGGTVLTYDVEAHVGGKIAQVGQRLINGAAKKTADQFFENFRNRLSPDQNAA
- a CDS encoding (2Fe-2S)-binding protein, giving the protein MPKISMTVNGQAVSADVEARMLLVDFIRERLRLTGTHVGCDTSQCGACVVHVDGRALKSCTTLAAQCDGASVTTIEGLAKGDQLHPMQEAFRDNHGLQCGFCTPGMIMSAVDMVNRHGGKLDEATIRHELEGNLCRCTGYHNIVKAIAQGCEAMASSGRIAAE
- a CDS encoding xanthine dehydrogenase family protein molybdopterin-binding subunit codes for the protein MSATGIGARVKRVEDQRFITGKGHYVDDVNREGQTYAYFLRSPHAHARIKGINASQATAMAGVRAVLTGEDLAADGIGPLPCGWMIHSKDGSPMVTPGHPCLAQGKVRYVGDPVCVVIADSIELARDAAEQIDVDYEVLPAVVDVAKSQESGVVVHDEAPRNTAFEWELGDKGAVEAAFAKAHHVTKIDLVNNRLIPNAMEPRAAVAEYDSGAGHTTVWTTSQNPHVARLVMSAFLNVSPEHKLRVIAPDVGGGFGSKIYVYPEETVCAWASKKIDKPVKWTADRTEAFLSDAHGRDHATRAELAMDERGRFLAMRVKTLANVGGYMNLFASSVPTYLYATLLSGQYDIPAIYAEVDAVYTTTTPVDAYRGAGRPEATFVVERLVEVAAREIGVDPATLRKRNFIRKFPHQTPVIMAYDIGDYNASLSKAMEVADYKGFGKRKREAARRGKLRGIGFSTYIEACGIAPSQAVGSLGAGVGLWESAEVRVNPVGTVEVLTGSHSHGQGHETTFAQLVADRLGIPFENVSIVHGDTDKVQFGMGTYGSRSGAVGMSAISKALDKVVAKGKKIAAHLLEAAEADIDFKDGNFTVKGTDKAIDWTSLALGAYVAHRFPPSEIEPGLKETSFYDPTNFTFPAGCHVCEVEIDPDTGVTDIVNWVAVDDFGTVINPMIVEGQVHGGIAQGVGQALLEGTRYDSDGQLLSGSFMDYTMPRADNLPSFTVDTTVTECPSNPLGMKGCGEAGAIAAPAAVVNAVTDALGHEDLAMPATPQAVWRAARKTAQRAAAE